The Virgibacillus dokdonensis genome includes a window with the following:
- a CDS encoding CYTH domain-containing protein encodes MTQEIEIEFKNLLTSDEYHTLLTELPFPNEAVTQTNYYFETKDRTLQGLGSALRIRQKDNQYQLTLKQPHPNGLLETHDKLTRKEAEACMQGKMVAKDETAKQLNELGVDIGSLMCLGSLTTERREFQFQDVLLVLDFSKYNGISDYELELEATSYESGHIFFNHVLNKFSIPKRHTPNKIERFFKSN; translated from the coding sequence ATGACACAAGAAATAGAAATTGAATTTAAAAATTTATTAACTTCCGATGAGTATCATACATTGTTAACCGAACTTCCATTCCCTAACGAAGCTGTGACTCAAACCAATTATTATTTTGAAACAAAGGATCGCACTTTGCAAGGATTAGGAAGTGCATTACGTATCAGGCAAAAAGACAACCAATATCAACTAACGTTAAAACAACCGCATCCTAATGGTTTATTAGAGACACATGATAAGCTAACAAGGAAAGAAGCGGAAGCGTGTATGCAGGGAAAAATGGTTGCAAAAGATGAAACTGCAAAACAGTTAAATGAACTAGGTGTAGACATTGGTTCCCTCATGTGCCTTGGTAGTTTAACTACTGAACGAAGAGAATTTCAATTTCAAGATGTTCTTCTTGTTTTAGACTTCAGTAAGTATAACGGAATATCAGACTACGAACTGGAATTAGAAGCAACATCTTATGAATCAGGGCATATTTTTTTCAACCATGTATTAAATAAGTTTTCAATCCCAAAACGCCATACACCAAATAAAATTGAGCGGTTTTTTAAAAGTAACTAA
- a CDS encoding NAD kinase has product MKFAIVSKGDERSEQIKSTIKQYLTDFQLEYNQNEPDLVISVGGDGTFLEAFHTYLQRLNETAFIGIHTGHLGFYADWVPDEVEKLIIEIAKTPFQIVEYPLLEVIIRGKSGGIEDRFLALNEATIKTADGSVVFDVEIKGEHFETFRGDGLCISTPSGSTAYNKALGGGIIHPSIDAIQLTEMASINNRVFRTIGSPLILPKHHTCLLKPVVDRSFLIAIDHFTTNYANVKSIQCRVAEERIRFARFRQFPFWKRVRESFIADENNR; this is encoded by the coding sequence ATGAAATTTGCTATCGTATCTAAAGGCGATGAGCGTTCTGAACAAATAAAGTCAACAATAAAGCAATATTTAACGGATTTTCAATTAGAATATAATCAAAATGAGCCTGATTTAGTCATATCTGTTGGTGGGGATGGTACATTTTTAGAAGCTTTTCACACTTATTTACAGCGGTTAAATGAAACAGCGTTTATTGGAATACATACTGGTCATCTGGGGTTTTATGCTGACTGGGTTCCGGATGAAGTAGAGAAGCTAATCATAGAGATTGCGAAAACGCCATTTCAAATTGTTGAATATCCGTTATTAGAAGTGATTATTCGAGGAAAATCAGGAGGAATTGAAGATCGTTTTTTAGCTTTAAACGAAGCTACAATTAAAACAGCTGATGGTTCTGTTGTGTTTGATGTTGAAATTAAAGGTGAACATTTTGAAACATTTCGTGGTGATGGTTTATGTATCTCCACACCGTCGGGTAGTACGGCATATAATAAAGCACTAGGCGGTGGCATTATTCACCCTTCTATTGATGCCATTCAATTAACCGAGATGGCTTCAATTAATAATCGAGTTTTTCGGACCATCGGATCACCACTCATCTTACCAAAGCACCACACATGTTTATTGAAGCCAGTTGTTGATCGAAGTTTTCTTATAGCGATTGATCATTTTACTACAAACTATGCTAATGTGAAATCAATTCAATGTCGTGTTGCTGAAGAACGTATTCGCTTTGCTCGTTTTCGCCAATTTCCTTTTTGGAAAAGAGTACGTGAATCATTTATTGCAGATGAAAATAACAGATAA
- a CDS encoding GTP pyrophosphokinase produces the protein MKWQSILAPYAQVVEELKVKLKGIRKQFEYESEHSPIEFITGRVKPVPSIIEKAENRKIPLEHIESEIQDIAGVRVVCQFVDDIYTVVEMIRARNDLTIVEEKDYVSQKKESGYRSYHLIIEYPVETVSGMKKLLAEIQIRTLAMNFWATNEHSLNYKYRGSIPANIKVRLQNAAEAAFKLDEEMSKIKHEVQEAQKMFHRK, from the coding sequence GTGAAATGGCAATCTATACTTGCGCCATATGCCCAAGTTGTAGAAGAATTAAAAGTTAAATTAAAAGGAATACGTAAGCAATTTGAATACGAGTCTGAACATTCACCAATAGAATTTATAACTGGTCGTGTGAAGCCAGTCCCAAGCATTATAGAAAAAGCCGAAAACCGAAAAATCCCATTAGAGCATATAGAAAGTGAAATTCAAGATATTGCTGGAGTAAGAGTTGTTTGTCAATTTGTGGATGACATATACACCGTAGTAGAAATGATCCGTGCAAGAAATGATTTAACAATCGTTGAAGAAAAAGATTACGTTTCTCAGAAAAAAGAAAGTGGCTACCGCTCCTATCACCTCATTATTGAATACCCAGTAGAAACCGTGTCTGGGATGAAAAAACTGTTAGCAGAAATTCAAATTCGAACGTTAGCAATGAACTTTTGGGCGACAAATGAGCATTCTCTAAACTATAAATATAGAGGTAGTATACCAGCAAATATAAAAGTACGATTACAAAACGCTGCAGAAGCTGCTTTTAAGCTAGACGAAGAAATGTCAAAAATCAAACATGAAGTTCAAGAAGCTCAAAAGATGTTTCATCGAAAATAG